The following proteins come from a genomic window of Sorghum bicolor cultivar BTx623 chromosome 3, Sorghum_bicolor_NCBIv3, whole genome shotgun sequence:
- the LOC8086321 gene encoding gibberellin 2-beta-dioxygenase 6: MVVPSAAGREMAPESLPLGIIPTVDMSAPCGELARRLVRACAERGFFKAVNHGVPPRVSARMDAAASAFFARPGQAKQAAGPPDPLGYGSRNIGANGDVGELEYLILHADPGAVARKAKVIDKDDPSRFSVAVNEYVGAVRHLACRVLDLLGEGLGLRDPTSLSRLISAVDSDSLLRINHYPTSRSSAADISTKGIGFGEHTDPQILSLLRANDVDGLQVLLPDGHGGGDEQWVQVPADPSAFFINVGDLLQALTNGRLVSIRHRVMASTTRPRLSTIYFAAPPLDARVAALPETVTAGAPRRYRTFTWAEYKKAMYALRLSHNRLDLFHATSGSSRDVIDDDHEQ, encoded by the exons ATGGTAGTGCCATCGGCGGCAGGCCGGGAGATGGCGCCGGAATCGCTCCCGCTCGGCATTATCCCGACGGTGGACATGTCGGCGCCGTGCGGCGAGCTGGCGCGCCGGCTGGTGCGCGCGTGCGCGGAGCGCGGCTTCTTCAAGGCCGTCAACCACGGCGTGCCGCCGCGGGTGTCCGCGCGGATGGACGCCGCCGCGTCGGCGTTCTTCGCGCGCCCCGGGCAGGCGAAGCAGGCGGCGGGGCCGCCCGACCCGCTCGGGTATGGCAGCCGGAACATTGGTGCCAACGGCGACGTCGGCGAGCTGGAGTACCTCATCCTGCACGCCGATCCCGGCGCAGTGGCGCGCAAGGCCAAGGTCATCGACAAGGACGATCCTTCGCGGTTCAG TGTCGCAGTGAACGAGTACGTGGGCGCAGTGCGGCACCTCGCGTGCCGGGTCCTGGACCTCCTCGGCGAGGGCCTCGGCCTCAGGGACCCGACGTCCTTGAGCCGCCTCATCTCCGCCGTCGACAGCGACTCCCTCCTCAGGATCAACCACTACCCTACGTCCAGGTCCAGCGCGGCGGACATCTCCACCAAGGGCATCGGGTTCGGCGAGCACACCGACCCGCAGATCCTCAGCCTGCTCCGCGCCAACGACGTCGACGGCCTGCAGGTGCTGCTGCCCGacggccacggcggcggcgacgagcaGTGGGTCCAGGTGCCGGCTGACCCGTCCGCCTTCTTCATCAACGTCGGTGATCTCCTTCAG GCCCTGACAAACGGGCGGTTGGTGAGCATCCGGCACAGGGTGATGGCCAGCACCACCAGGCCGCGGCTGTCCACCATCTACTtcgccgcgccgccgctcgACGCCCGTGTCGCGGCGCTGCCGGAGACGGTGACTGCCGGCGCGCCGCGGCGGTACAGGACCTTCACGTGGGCGGAGTACAAGAAGGCCATGTACGCGCTCCGCCTCAGCCACAACCGTCTTGATCTCTTCCACGCAACCTCTGGCAGCAGCCGCGATGTCATCGATGATGATCACGAACAATaa